Part of the Musa acuminata AAA Group cultivar baxijiao chromosome BXJ2-7, Cavendish_Baxijiao_AAA, whole genome shotgun sequence genome is shown below.
TAGCCGATCTGTGATTCTTCTATACTCCATCATTGAGTGAAGAGACGGAGGGCGAGAGAGCGAGGCGAAAGATCGAATCACTAAGATCGAGCGAGAAAGATGGGGGAGCGACGGTGGCGGCGGAAGAAGGACGCGTAGGGAAGAAGAACCGTGCTCGTCGAGGGCGGGAGACGGGAAGTGGCTCTGGCAAACTCGATTAACATTACATTAAAAGCCCTACAAATAATAAATGTACAAAAGGTCCTTATCACGGTCCATTTAAGGTTTTAAGTTTTAATCTCAACCGTTCACCACTCTTGATCGCACTACATTATTAGCATGTAGTTAAATGCAAGCTATTTCAAAccgctaataataataatatttattattattattattattattattttataaatttagaaTGATTAATTTTTGAAATAGGGTTTTCTTGTATTTAATATGTGATCGAGCATAATTcgaatataatttaaattattttttattaaactaATTAAAACTTCTTCAAAACTATTAGTACTTGattctaaaatatataaaattattttttaaattttattattatgagtTTATGATGATTAAGTttctaaatatgatatttttgagTTGGATATGTAATCGAGTATAACTtgagttaatttttatttaatcaaTTCAAATATTTTTAGAACTATCAACATATTATTATAAGATATTTAACATAACTTTTCTTTATGATAGATTaagaataaatttatataaaaattgtattttaatatattttatgaatgagTGTAACTTTAATGTAAATGCAAGTGTAATaatttttttggataatttaGGATAATCTTATAtagaaattaatataatttttggaataacttaaatttttagttttattataaatttaagattttttaaaataaaaaattactctatttttaatatattatgtgaGTAAATATAACTTAACTGAATGAGGgggtgagggagagagagagggaagtgaTGAGGAGGGGGTGAAGGAGGTGGATGAGGAGAGTAAGTGGAGGGGGAGGTGGATTTGGAGGAGATGAGGTGGGTGATAGGGGCCCAAACCTCCCTTGGAGCCAAGGGTTCAAGGGATGAGGGTAAGGGAGGTATGACTGTCTTATGAGCCCTTGGCTCCCTCACTTCTTAATCGATGTGGAACTAAGTTGGCCTAGTGGGAGGAGGCGAAAGTGGAGTGGGAGGTGAAAACTAAGGGGGTGGATGAGGGGGAAGAAGCCAACTAGAAAAGGAGAAGATAGTAGAGGTGGAGTGGGAGAAGGCGGTGGTAGAGGAGGAGGATAATTCGAATATAAGGATAAGAggctaatttaaaaaaataaataataatctaGGACTTAACaagaataaattaaataattaaaatttattaaattagTTTGATTTAGTTCATGTCAAACAAACGGATTCAATCTAAATAACCTAAAGTCAACGGGATCAACAAACATTAATTGttctttttttgataaattatcacatatatataattattattttttcttgaagAGCATCTCTTTTGGTATATTCTTGTAGTGCGCTTTTTAATTCCTAAAAGATGATACCCTTAGGTTTTACGTCGTCAATCGTTGTCTCAACTCCACTACCTCGTCATGGGCACCTCTGTCTCTTGATGTCACTCATTGCATTTACCTTGCACCCCTTGCTTTTACCTTGTCATGTAGTATATTGTCCACCTTTGCCCCACCATCCTCTCTCTATTGTGGTCTATCATGCGCTACTCGTGCCTCTTTTTAGAGTTATTATGCTTCTCGAGTTTTGTTGGGGATGTGGAGGTTTGTCGGGGTTGGAATCCAAAAGACGATTGAGCCTTAACTATATGCCTCAACAATAACAGACGGTAGTAAGAGGTGGAGATAACCACAACTTAATAATTGTTATAGTTTGAGGGTCCAAATAAAGCacatcaattaataaattatagCTAATTACCATGACTATTAACTAGTTTAACTTAGAACACATATTAgtatataaatatcttaaatatttttaaataagataaaatatattttatttttaagaataaACGATGAATATgagattttataataatttatgaaaatatttacTAACTAAGCTAGTTAGCATCTGTAAAATCTTTATTAACCAAGAGACAATGAGACTTAACAATGCCTCAATAGTAATGGATGAGGGTGAAAGCAAGAATGGTGGGATGGAGGTGGTAAGTAACAGCAAGGGTTGGAGATGAGCATGACACGATAATGATCGTGAGGGTTCGAATAAAGCATATCAATTAATGAACTATAGCTAATTATGATAGGTATTAACTAGTTTAACTTAAAAATACATCAATTAATGcacaaatatcttaaatatttttaaaataaaaaatatttaaaattttagtttttcaAAGGATAAATGAAGAATTTGTGTACAAGATTTTACAAATGATTTATCAAAATCTTTACTAACTAGGCTAGTAGGTTTTAAACCGTCGATAAGTAAATCTGATATACCACCAAATTaatgtataaaatataaaaatatattaaataaaatttcgAATGTTCAAAATTTCTTAAGGGATCGTATACTACCATTAGATAATTGTTTATGgagtttaaattttatatattactTAAATTTAGAGGAGTAAACGAAAAATCACTTATTTTGGGaggatatatatctatatatataattaaaaaaagaacaaaatatttttattccacGTAAATATTATTCTCATACCTACGTCCACAGGTATTGGCTGGACGAAAGTGGGCTCCACTGATTCGTCCAATGACACGTCAGGTGACGTCACGGTGTAAGTAAGATTTTATCAAGACTAAAATTGAACCTTGACGCTTACACGCTAATCCAAAAGTTCATCAAAGCTAACCACCAATAGGAGGCGGGCATTAAGGGTAACGTAATCTTAATTGTCCCACACTGGATCGGGATTAGGGGGGGGAGCCAAAGAAGGGGGTGAAGGCGATGCCTACGGCGCGGAAGTGCTCGTCGTCTTCGCTATCCGAGACGTCGCCTTTCCTTCCGAGCTCCGCCTCCATCGAGATGTCTTCTGATGCCGGCGAGTCCTCCTCCGCTGCCCGTCGCACCGTCTTCCTCGGCGTCGACGTCGGCACCGGCAGCGCCCGGGCAGGTACTTTAATCTTGTCTCATCGCGCATGTTGTTGTATGCAACGAACCTTTTCAATCCATGTGTTTCTGTCTTCATGTCTCAGTTATCGCATTCTTTCGACCTTTGCATCATTCCAAACATCTGAAATTTTTAATGGTTTTGATGGTCTTATTGATACAAAGTATAAATATTCTTTTCGAGTCATTTGATTGGAACCCTATGTGCTTTCATGGTGTCACTCATTCGCTTTAGTGTGGTTTTGCTGCTTGTTTTGCACCCCATTCATTTAATTGGGATCATGTATTTCTTCCCTCTTTCTCATGTATGTGTGTTTGATTTAGGTCTTTTCGATGAGCAAGGTATGCTGATTGGCTCAGCTAGCAGCCCGATACAAATCTGGAAGGAAAAGGATTGCATTGAGGTTGCAAAGTTAAATGTTCTGCATTTTTCTTTTGGGAGACGTCATGATTATTACTAACGCAAGACATTTCTTTAATTAGCAATCCTCAACAGATATCTGGCATGCGGTGTGTACGGCAGTGAAAGCGGCATGCTCTCTGGCCAGTGTTGTCCCTGAAGAAGTAGTTGGTCTAGGATTTGCAGCAACTTGCTCTCTTGGTTTGTTTTCTCATTGCCAAAAGTCATTAAAGTATTTTAGTTGCCCATAATATAAGCAATATGTTACTTCTTTGAAATCTGTTTTTGGATGCCTTTGCAGTTGCTGTTGATTCAGATGGATCTCCAGTTTCAGTTTCATGGACTGGTGATGCGCGAAGAAATATCATAGTGTGGATGGATCACAGGGCTGTAAATCAGGCTGAGCGAATTAATGCCAACAACTCACCTGTATTGCAGTATTGTGGTGGGTCTTTGTCACCTGAGATGCAGGCGCcaaaggtaatcaaaatgtccGGGATGAGCATATGAGCTGCAGCAGCATTCTTTTGGAAATAACAAGGCTGACTTTATTATCAGACTCCCTCCTGCTTTGTCGCCCTTTTGATGTAACACTTTGTTATTGGCACAATGCTACTAGCATTTCAAAGTCCAGGCAAATATTTTACATTTTAAATCATTAATCTCAGCAGTGAGATGGTGGGTGTGTAGACATTTGGGGCCTCCAAGATTCGGATAGGTGCATGGAAGGAAGATTATTATAGATAATCACAACTTACTATCACCAAGTGTTTTTAACAGGCACCATTAGTTTGTTTTACAGTTTTAAACTCCCAAGTTAAATGTCTATGGCAATGAATTTGCACGTTTACTGACATAGTATCTAGTTCAGATTCACAAAAATTGCCTCACACACTTTTCTATTTATACTTTAGAGTGCCTCACATACACATGGTTATATACTGAATATTATGCATGCATTTGACAAATAACAGTGTCTCTATAGCATGCTAATTTTCAAGAATTAGATGTCTAATAGAACTGCAGCGAATGGTCCTCGATAGATGGGCTACAGACGTCCAACTTATTATATATGTCCTCATCAGGCTGAATGAACTCATAGTTGTTATCATCAGTTCATCATGCTCAAAGTTGCATTTGATAGGAATAAGGGCCTAGCAGCAAAGGTTGACTCGAGGTCTATTGTAAGCTATCAAGTATTATCAAACCTTGGTTGACTATGAACTCAACTGTAATGCTGGGACTAGGCAGACCATTTTCTTTGCAGACTTTTTGTTTTGATAGAACCTCTCAGTTTACCTGTCTTTCTGCACTACTAGTCAGGATAATTTGTTGTTAAGTCACTCTAACAAGTTCTGTGATAATGAGAGTTTGAATGCTGATGAAAATTTGCTTGCTTTTAGGTAATAAAATTTGTTTTTCTTCCAAATGTCAcaatatgattttgataaaatgcATGTAGTATTTTAATGAGATGTGTAATCTCTCGAATCTTTTTTGCACTTTTAAGTACTCAAAAGGATTGTGGAAGATAGGAGATTGCTAACTACTCTTTATTTGTTTCACTCATTCATAAAGCTATGATGTATTATTCTTTTTCAACACATTCCCTTATTTGTATTCATAATATTGGTCAAGAATCAAACTAATACATCTACCATAATGTAAATGTGCAGCTGTTGTGGGTAAAAGAGAATTTGAAAGAATCTTGGTCCTTGATATTTAGATGGATGGATTTAAGTGATTGGTTATCATTCAGGTGACTCAAATAATCTTTATATGCTTTTGATGCAATTTGAGTTAGTTGGACACTGCTTTtgtttatatattaatatattattgttattattttaaaCTAACTATGTTTTCTCCTTGTGTATATTAGAGCAACAGGAGATGACACTCGCAGTTTATGTACGACTGTCTGCAAGTGGACTTACCTTGGCCATGCACACATGGAAGTAGCTAGGGAGAAAGATTCACATAGTATGGAAGCATGTGGATGGGATGATGTTTTCTGGGAGGAAATTGGCTTGGGGGATCTTGTTGAAGGGAATCATGCAAAAATCGGTAAGGTACCTAAAATAACTTGATGTCTGTTGATGATTATGTTTCTTGTGATTGAAGGGTTGGCCTGCACAATCTTGAATGTTGCTGACAGTGTTCACATGATTTTTTGAATAAAAGTAAAAAAGAGATCGGGTTAGATGCTAGGAAAGTAATAGCAAATGTGTACAGAAAAAAGCAGGTTGACTAAGCTGCTTCTTGTTGTTAGATTGCTCAAATATGTATCTATAGCTTCATATCTATTTATCAGTTACCTAGACACTGCTATTATGCCAAGGAGTCCAATTAAGAAGTACTATGTGATGAACACTACAATATGAAATCTGCAATTATTTCACACTAACTTGTTCTTATACTTTTCAATAGTTCCCTAATATATTGTATAAAATTTCTTGTTTAACTATGATGCAGGTCGAAGTGTTGCTTTTCCTGGTCATCCTTTGGGTTCTGGTCTGACACCTGCTGCTGCAAAGGTAAGGAACTATAGATGACAAAGTCATTAATTTTGAGGTCAACTGATTCAGCAAACAGATATGTTTTGAAAAATCAATTATGTTTTGCTTTTTGTAACGTGATTTGGTTTTGGAGTTTGTTATCCACTTTTTTCCCTAATATTTCTTAGATCATTTTTATGTGTTAGGAGCTAGGCCTATTGGTTGGTACTCCTGTTGGAACAGCACTTATTGATGCTCATGCTGGTGGTGTTGGAACCATGGAGAGTTTGCCTGAAACAGAGTCTAAAGATGATGGTCTGAGTAAATACCAGTTTTACTTGATTGTGCATGATAATATACAGAagcaaatttaaatatttttggaGTTGTAAAGTACATGAGCTTTACGTTGAAGACATTTCTATTTCAGTTGCTAATGAGGAAGCAATATGCCACCGAATGGTCTTAGTTTGTGGAACTTCAACTTGCCACATGGCTGTTTCCAGAAACAAGTTGTTTATTCCGGGTGTATGGGGACCATTTTGGTCTGGTACATCTTTGTCATAAGATCCACTTTTGCTCTCGAATACCTCTTGTGCATTTATATTGTGCTTTTTTTTGTAAGCTAATTTTCTTTTGTTAGTTCATATATGGGAGTTCTTATTCACTTTGTAACTAATATTGGTCCTGCTGATTTTGCTTTCATTTTTCAGCAATGGTGCCCGAGTACTGGCTCACAGAAGGAGGTCAAAGTGCAACAGGTGCCCTTCTAGATCACATAATTGAGAACCATGTTGCTGCTCCTCTTCTTGCCAACCGTGCTGCTTCCCAAAGTAAGTTATATATTTGACACCTCAAAAGCTGTTTCATTATAATGTCTGACAAACCACTGTTATGAGAATATACAGAAAAATTCATAGACACAGTTATTGTAGTGGTTAGCATATGAGGCACTTTCAGAAGATTGAGGTTGACACTAGTTCATGCAAATTGACTAGGTATTTCCATATATGAATTGTTGAACAAGATTTTGGAGTCCATGATGCAAGAAAGAAAGGTTCTGTTTGTGTCTGCCCTGACAGAAGACATGCATGTTCTTCCTGATTTCCATGGTAACAGGTAGAATAATTTTAAGGAATATACTACATTTGTAGGTACCTCTCTCTCGATACAATTTACTCATTGAAGAAAAAGGTACCTTCATTTTTTTCTATATATTGAATACATGAGAGTGCATTGCCTTTTAATTGCAATAAAACAGCTTCTTGGTTTTTTAGCTCGAAAGCGAACCTAGACAGACTTAGTTTTCCTCTTTGATTGTAATGGTTTCCTTGTATTTCTGCAAGACACTAGACAAGTGATTGTTTGTCTTCCAAATGGAGTTCCTCATTTCTGAATGAAGGCACCCCACCCATCCATTGTTCATATTACACTAGCAAATTGTTGCACAACTGTTGATTTGTGGAATTTGTTAATGATATTAAGCATCAACAACTTATTTGTATGATAACCACTTAAACTTGGTGTTTATCTAATGATTCGCAATGTGACAAACTATTTGGACTTTACTTATATCTGGTTTTTCAACTAACAAGGATTTTGAAAATATATCTAGTTGCTTCTgtggtgatgtccttggatcttatAAGAAAGCTTTGTGGCCATGTGGCCTTGAATTTATTAGTAAATCCATGATCACTTTCATAGTCTACTATTGACTTCTTTCCACAATCTTCAAGTGAGATTGCACACCCATTGGTCTCACCCTTAAGAAACAAGGTAGGAATGACATTGAGACACTAGGAGTGGAAGGATTaaatacaataacaacaacaacaagaccgtaagtcccaactatttgtggTTGACTACATAGATTTTTTATTACCATTGAgatctataaatagtcatatgttCAGTTAAGTTTAAAGTActtaaatatttgtttataatttttattaaagtctttttatgtcttttttacttttcatcgtatcattaatattaataattttatcttttttaactaCTACATTCGGAGGTCTCCTAAGCACATGCttataccatcttaaatgattttatctCATTTTAACCTTTATCGAAGCGAcacacaaataaaaatatttcttagcTTATCATTCCTAGTAACTCCATATATTTATCTCAacatttttatcttgatgatataaactttttgtatatgttattttttaattatccaatactcagatccataaaacattgttggtctcacaactgTCTTGTAAAATTTTTcgtttaatcttaaagatatctaataaTCACACAAGACTCTTGATACTCCTCAtcattttaatcattttatttgtactctataaataatatatttatcgatCTCTTTATCTTGTTGCATAATTGATTCAAGatatctaaaatttttatttaaaggAACTTCTTGTCTATCTAATTTAACTATATTATTCTATCAATTCTTATAAttactaaaattatatctcatatattcaattttggtcctacttaatctaaaacctttagtttctaaggaTTACCTCCGTTgctcaaatttataattaatttcacttaagTTCTCATCAACTAAGGCAATATCATTAGCAAATAACATATGCCAAGGAGGTCTATTATGTAAATGACCAGTaaattcatccattatcaatgtgaaaagataGGGGCTTAATGTGGATCTTTgatgtaatcctatgctaataggaaactTACTAGATACACTCCCTCTAGTTTTAACGCTAGTAtctacattatcatacatatctttattAGCATTAATATAATTAGTAGATGCACATTTTTTCTAAAATCCATCATAATAAATCTTTAGGAATTCTTTCATTGGCTTTCTCTAAGTTAATAAAAaccatatataaattttttttctccctatacttttATATTAgttgtcttaataaataaatagcttctataATTAATCTTCTAATCATAAAACTAGATTTATTTCTATAGATATTTGTTTTAAACCTTATCATTCTTTCGATGACTCTTTTCTAAAGTTTTATAGTATagctcatgattttaatttttctataatttgaacaattttgtatgttgcccttattcttataaattgatactaaaaaactctttctccATTCATCAGACATCTTTCtgagttttatgattttattaaataagctAGTTAATATATCTACTTCCTTATCCCCTAAACTTTTTTAAATCTCAATAGGGATACTATCAGGTCTCACACTTTTAGCTATTTTCATATTCTTTAGTGCATCTTTTACTTCACTAGCTTTAATTTTATAAACAAATATATGATTATGAAGtctactattattatttatcgttAAATCTAAGTCTTGTATGGAATATTCATtaagtaatttataaaaataatttctccatctttttttaatttcattatcattaacaagtattctttgatcttcGTCTTTAAGGTATCTAATATTATCTAAATTCGTACACTTTCTTTCTCTAACTTTAGCAATTCAATATATAGGCTTTTCATCATCTTTAAtacctaatttattttaaaacatAAACTTTATATCTTGTCATACTCAtcgctatttttatttttttaattctttatatcttttgaacttcttattTTTGTAATGTTGTCAATCTTTAAAACATGAGCATTTTAGTAAAAATTGCTTTTTGAACTTTCTCGCACCACCACCAACTTAGCAATGGTAGGTGCCCTGTGCACTATATGATCTAGTTGGGAAAAAAATCTTTGCCTAAATATATATTGCCCTTCCCCTAACTTAGCGATAACAAGTTCCCTGTGTACTATAGTACCTAGTTTTACATTCTTGATATAGATGGCCTGCTTAACCACACATGCATGCcactatatatgatttttttattttatactttCTGATTTGTATTTGTCCTGTTAAACCACCTCTTTGTACCTGAATGCAAGCTTGAATGAGATCAATCAGGTCACCAGTTGCTGACCCAAAATCCAAAGGAATGGTTTGTGGCTTAACCCTTGAGACAAGTGAAAAGCAATTGGCACTTCTATACCTTGCGACAATCCAGGGCATAGCGTATGGCACCCGTCACATTGTGGAGCACTGCAATTCTCATGGGCACAAGGTAATTCATCAGACTTCTTTCTAGTGGCTTGGTGGATAGTACGTATTGAAATATGCTTATCCTTCTCTAGGTATTGTTTGTTCAAAGCAAGATGTAGAGAATAATAATACGTCATGTAACATGATTATACGTTTGCATAAGAAGGCTTTCTCTATTTTCTTTGTTTCCAAAAACATTTGAAGACATCAAATGGCTCTTTATCCTTCATGCCACACTTGAAGAAAAGTTAGTtttaacttttattttattaGTTATTAGTTTGATGCAACACAGGACCTTAATGCCACACTTGAAGCTTTCGTCACACTGTTGAGTCATTTTACTTGGTAATTATTATGCATAACTAGTTCAGCTTAAGGCTGTCCTCTGCCAATGAAATGGAGATTACGTTAGGTAATTAGGTCACTATCCTTAATATTGGAATCAGTTACCTCAGCTTCAGTTGCATATCATATAATGTTTTATATCATCATGAGTGAACTTGTGGTGGCTTTTGGATATTTTTGTCGCTGTTTGACAGCAGTTGGCCTTTCCATGCTTGTTAATACTCTGGTTAGTTTGTATACCTCAGCAAGCTCGGTTGGTGATCAGTAATAAGAGTGAGATGAGCCAAGATATTGCTTTGTGGCCAAGGTGGGAAAGCTGGACAAATTAAAACAAACAGTGTATTCTTACTGCCCAGTCCCAATTTTTTGGCTGTAATATATCAGCCAACTGAGACTTCTGCATACTTTGTGTTGTCGTCTAGTCCTTAGCACCAATGAGGAAAATGCTCTGGGTCCCATTAAATTGTTTTGGTGCATTAGCTTTTTGAGATCATTTACACTCCCACCTCTAATAAGCATTTAACTTATTTTTCCTCCTCTCAAAAAGTTGATGCATAAGACAACTTGCTAAACTTCGTGAGTAACTGTAGCAGCACTCTACCATAAATATCACCTAACATGTTAATGCTATTATAGAAAAAACAAGAGTAGAATATCTCCACCTGTATGGATGCTTTAGGCAAACAACTCAGGTTATGTTAGGTCATGTCTACCATGTCGGGAGTTGCCCTATGCAATCTAAACCAGCCTGGGTGACTAGGATGCACCCGTTGTTGCTCTGTGTGCCGCACTGCTTTTAGGGGTATGACTGCATATATTGGTCCCCCCAAACTTGATAATGACGGGATTATGGTGCAGTGCGCTTTCATGTTGGGACATCTGCAGTTTAAAACCAAGATCTGAATGAGAAGCATCTAATGACTTGGATCTTTTCTGTAATTGCAGATTGATACACTTCTTGCCTGTGGTGGACTTTCCAAAAACCCACTTTATGTTCAAGAACATGCAGACATTGTAGGCAAGTTTTATTCCCATTTGACATTCAGCATGTGTACAACCACAGCATCgtgttatttttcatgaaaaagaAAAGTACAACTGGATCTGTCAAAATCTAAAGTCACGTTTGGATATATATACAACCACACCATTTGTAATCATGTAATTGGTTTGGCAGGATGTCATATCATTCTTCCAAGAGAAAGCGAGACAGTGCTTTTAGGAGCTGCTATCCTAGGTGCTGTTGCTGCCCAGAAGTACTCTGGTGTCCATGAGGCCATGAGAGCACTAAATGCAGCTGGACAGGTAGATTATCAATTCATGATCTTTTCTTCTTGCATAAATATTTCATACACCAATCATATAAGTTGGAGCATCAGTTGGTTCTTCGAAACGAAATGATTACAATTAGTCATCAATGGATGAGTTTCTAGCTCGATAATTGTATATTTCTGAAACTCCGGTTCTGATATGTGAAGCATTATAGTAGAACAGGCAAGTTCTGATGTGTTCGTCGCTTTGTGGTTGTCTCGATATTTGAAGCATCTACAAACACTATCTATGCTGGCTTTTGCAGGTTGTACATCCATCTAAAGATGTAAAGGTGAAGAAGTATCACGACGCAAAGTATCAAATCTTTAAGTCCCTCTACGAGCAGCAGCTTTCTCATCGATTCATCATGATGCAAGCGTTGCAGTAGATACCGTGTTTTCTGCTCTTAATATGTTTATATATGATTGATAATCCAAAGGTGGTTTTCTTAGTTATTGTCTTTCCCTCTGTGAAGCTTATTATGTGGTATTAATAATACTTTGTTTGTTGGTTCATTTTTCTCTCCTTTCATATCAAGAATAATTCATATTAATTCATCGACTTAATATACTTGGCCTTAACATGATGGCTGACATGCGATGGGTATGTCATGTGGatgatttatgatttatggcCTTAATATACTTGGCCTTAACATGATGGCTGACAGTCGATGTGGATGACATCGACTTAATATACTTGGCCTTGACATGATCCTTTCATGTCATGCAGAAAAAAGACTTGGTTGATTATGGTTAGGCCTCATCTTTATCTTTTTGATAACcattgattttgtttattattttgaCAAAACCAATTCCAATTGGTGTTTGATTTTTAATTTCCACTATCATGTAATTTGACATCCATTCCATAGCAAATCTAAAATATTGCTTAATGACAAACACATACTGATAATAGGAAAATAAGATATAATTCCAGCTCCTCACAAATCTAGTATTACTTTATGAATTGTCACAGTGCACATCTACAATAACAATTACATGTATTGACTTATTACACCAGCATTACATGACTACTGTAggatgccaaaaaatatatatatgattgacCTCTTGAAAGGCCACTGTTGTCCACAAGAAGAAGGAAGGGCTACCATGGAAATTATGAGATAGCTCTTCTTCCGTCTTTGTTCTCTTCACTTCACCCTGTAAGTAGCATATTTCTTTGATCAGCTTCCGGGGACTAGAGAAATGCCACTGAAGCTTTGCACCACTTTTGTTGTTACATCAGGTAGCTGCGTGCATAGATGACAAAGATGGAGCTCAGAAAGCCAAACTTGTACTTCAGACATGAGAAAATATGGATCCATACTCACTGTAAGATCactgtcatcatctccaccatctccCAATGTCTCTTCTTGTGATGAACTACCAGAGTTGTCCTTGAGCAAACTTGACAGGCTTTGGCAGAACTGTTCCCCACAAAGAGATCATTATAAGCAGTTCTCAGGTTGGAAACTACTAAAGCCAAAGCAAGATTCCATTACCTCCTTGTATGTTCCTAAATCCCCTGCAGATTTGGATACCTCGACAACACAATGGTTGGGTGTTACCTCCACCACCTGAACTTTCCAGCTATCATCAGTGAGAGTAGCAAGAAATGCTTGGTCGAGGTAGATTGTGAATACTTAATGGTACCTCTGCTGATAAGGTGCAGTGTGATCTGCTTCTTGTTATTCTTCTGCTGTCATGAAGTCTCACCTGATGCAGAAACAGAATTCATTAGTTGGCCAAAATGGAGATTTGCAGGCTGCAGATCAATGGACATAGGTGATTAGTAAGAACCCTGGAGCTGTTTATCCTTTTGACAGAGAGCTTGACATCCTTGGCGGCGACCTCAAT
Proteins encoded:
- the LOC135617389 gene encoding uncharacterized protein LOC135617389 yields the protein MPTARKCSSSSLSETSPFLPSSASIEMSSDAGESSSAARRTVFLGVDVGTGSARAGLFDEQGMLIGSASSPIQIWKEKDCIEQSSTDIWHAVCTAVKAACSLASVVPEEVVGLGFAATCSLVAVDSDGSPVSVSWTGDARRNIIVWMDHRAVNQAERINANNSPVLQYCGGSLSPEMQAPKLLWVKENLKESWSLIFRWMDLSDWLSFRATGDDTRSLCTTVCKWTYLGHAHMEVAREKDSHSMEACGWDDVFWEEIGLGDLVEGNHAKIGRSVAFPGHPLGSGLTPAAAKELGLLVGTPVGTALIDAHAGGVGTMESLPETESKDDVANEEAICHRMVLVCGTSTCHMAVSRNKLFIPGVWGPFWSAMVPEYWLTEGGQSATGALLDHIIENHVAAPLLANRAASQSISIYELLNKILESMMQERKVLFVSALTEDMHVLPDFHGNRSPVADPKSKGMVCGLTLETSEKQLALLYLATIQGIAYGTRHIVEHCNSHGHKIDTLLACGGLSKNPLYVQEHADIVGCHIILPRESETVLLGAAILGAVAAQKYSGVHEAMRALNAAGQVVHPSKDVKVKKYHDAKYQIFKSLYEQQLSHRFIMMQALQ